The following proteins come from a genomic window of Paenibacillus sp. CAA11:
- a CDS encoding sensor histidine kinase has translation MGLLGLFMLGLTIGGLFVGLWFYRYRLRARERIHELEDGQYHYRSLYEHNKDVIVELDLKGRILGMNPQAEQMRVLSMERLRNNSFSELIREDCREQAKSAYLAAVSGCSSGLQLYTVAIINEPTCWDVTFLPIVIRNRVAGVFGIGINRTAEKKLEAQLAEQEHSYRLIAESMTDIVIVCDTSGVPSYISPSFTKLTGYSIVDSLYRRPVFIYFESDVAAEMEASFQYLLANKHSTRFSFLLYHADGSPIWLESVSTAVLAEDGRVDRIVIVLRNISGRKRAEQRLKQNEELYLSLQSSLDAFSKDASSLNHRAELEQRLVRELREVLGTPQVSLLETEGFSTFIAAAGSRPGEEALHAIAAYRGVRLPLGEMIETAFGLFFLVGEARGRTLLVWLDGEPAEKLSEAPVRIWVKTLSRYASVFIDNQLKIQDLTAELEHSIRSRQIPAWFMRMIYKLTEQERMRLSQELHDSALQEQIIWYRRLEMLSSQSSFPEEARGDLQQITEGLLDVIHQIRVTCHELRPPFLKEWGIIQALEDLFSRIQLRADFAIAFQHASFHTVLSDDHLIAIYRITQELLSNAYKHSQATQVNITLSDEEEGVLLVYTDNGIGLTAGQLQGSLRSLGLLGIHERVRSLEGEIRMQSTPGEGLSVRIYLPRFMTDESLFRLNNTDAGEIYVEYTSGR, from the coding sequence ATGGGGCTGCTTGGGCTGTTTATGCTTGGCCTTACGATCGGTGGCCTGTTTGTGGGGCTATGGTTTTACCGGTACAGACTGCGTGCACGTGAGCGAATACATGAGCTGGAGGACGGCCAATATCATTATAGGTCCTTGTATGAGCACAACAAGGATGTCATTGTGGAGCTTGATTTAAAGGGCCGGATCTTAGGCATGAATCCGCAAGCAGAACAAATGAGAGTCTTGTCTATGGAACGGCTTCGGAACAATTCTTTCTCGGAATTAATACGTGAGGATTGCCGGGAGCAGGCAAAAAGTGCTTATTTGGCAGCTGTCAGCGGCTGCTCTTCCGGACTTCAGCTCTATACAGTTGCCATTATAAATGAACCCACATGCTGGGATGTTACCTTCCTTCCTATTGTTATAAGAAATAGGGTTGCAGGTGTATTTGGCATCGGAATTAACCGAACCGCAGAGAAGAAGCTGGAGGCACAGCTTGCTGAACAGGAGCACTCCTACCGATTGATCGCCGAGAGCATGACAGATATCGTGATCGTATGCGATACGAGCGGGGTTCCAAGCTATATATCGCCATCCTTCACGAAGCTAACAGGATATTCTATTGTGGATAGCCTATACCGCCGTCCGGTCTTTATATACTTCGAAAGTGACGTTGCAGCTGAGATGGAGGCAAGCTTTCAATATTTGCTGGCGAACAAACACAGCACCAGGTTCTCCTTTCTACTCTACCATGCAGATGGCAGCCCTATATGGCTGGAGTCCGTATCTACGGCGGTGCTCGCAGAGGATGGCCGGGTGGACCGCATCGTGATCGTGCTCCGCAATATCTCGGGACGAAAGCGGGCTGAACAAAGGCTGAAGCAGAATGAAGAGCTGTATTTAAGCCTTCAGTCCAGCCTGGACGCTTTCTCTAAGGATGCATCTTCCCTGAACCACAGGGCCGAACTGGAGCAGCGGCTGGTCCGCGAGCTTCGGGAGGTGCTAGGAACTCCCCAGGTTTCATTACTGGAGACAGAGGGGTTCTCAACATTCATAGCTGCGGCGGGTAGCAGGCCGGGGGAAGAAGCGCTGCATGCGATAGCAGCCTACCGGGGAGTAAGGCTTCCCTTGGGAGAAATGATCGAGACGGCTTTCGGCCTGTTTTTTTTGGTGGGGGAAGCTAGAGGAAGAACCTTGCTGGTTTGGCTTGACGGTGAGCCGGCCGAGAAGCTCAGCGAGGCTCCGGTTCGAATTTGGGTGAAGACTTTGTCCCGTTATGCAAGTGTATTTATCGACAACCAGCTGAAAATTCAGGACCTGACGGCAGAGCTGGAGCACTCTATTCGCAGCCGGCAAATTCCAGCCTGGTTCATGAGAATGATCTATAAATTAACAGAGCAGGAGCGTATGCGACTGTCTCAGGAGCTGCATGATTCAGCCTTGCAGGAACAGATCATCTGGTACCGGAGGCTGGAGATGCTGAGCTCCCAGTCTAGTTTTCCGGAAGAAGCAAGGGGGGATCTGCAGCAAATTACCGAAGGGCTGCTTGATGTTATCCACCAGATCCGAGTAACCTGTCATGAGCTTCGCCCTCCATTCCTTAAGGAATGGGGGATCATACAGGCGTTGGAAGATCTGTTCAGCAGGATTCAGCTGCGTGCGGACTTCGCCATAGCTTTTCAACATGCGTCGTTTCATACTGTCCTCTCGGATGATCATCTCATCGCCATTTATCGAATCACTCAGGAGCTGTTGTCTAATGCTTATAAGCACTCTCAAGCTACCCAGGTGAATATTACACTGTCAGATGAGGAAGAGGGGGTCCTGCTGGTCTATACGGACAATGGCATCGGTCTTACAGCTGGCCAGCTGCAGGGCTCGCTTAGATCGCTTGGGCTGCTGGGCATTCATGAACGGGTAAGGAGCCTTGAAGGGGAAATTCGGATGCAATCGACGCCAGGAGAAGGACTCTCCGTTCGGATTTACCTTCCTCGGTTTATGACGGATGAATCCTTGTTTAGACTGAACAATACAGATGCAGGTGAGATTTATGTTGAATATACTAGTGGTCGATGA